The DNA region AGGATGGTTCAGCGCGGCTGGAGCCGGTTTTTTGGATCGGCACCGGCGCGGGGCTTTGTTAAGCGGGTTGGATGCAGCCACCGGAGGCACGAGCAGGACAGGACGAGACGCTCGATGCCCACGGGCGCCTTCGCGACGTGTGGAGGCCGGTGATGGCGGCAGTCCACCGGCTGGGGCCGGAGGAGCTCGCTCGGCGCGCTACGGCACTCAACCGGATGACCGGCCTGGCGGGACCGTTCGGCGATGCGCCGCGCCTCATTTATGACCCGCTGCCGGTTCTGCTGACCGCCGGCGAGTTTGCCGAACTGGAGGGCGCGATCCGGCAGCGCGCCCGCTTGCTGGGCGCGGTGTTGGAAGACCTCTACGGCCCCCAGAGGTTGCTTCGAGAGCGGTGGATCCCTCCCGCGCTTGTGCTCGGAGACCGCCGTTTCTTGCGCGGCCTCCACACTTCGGCCCCGTTGGCCTACCCGCGCCTGGCGCTCTACGCCGCCGACCTGATCCGCACCCCGGATGGATCCTTCCGGCTGCTCCGTGAGCATGCCGGCGCGATTTCCGGTCTGGGCCACGCGCTGAGCCTCCGCCGCTTGGCCGCCGCCACCCTTCCGGAGATCTTTCCCGCCGGCGGCTTGCGTTCTTTGCGCCCGGCACGCGAGATGCTGGTCGACCGGCTCTACCGAGGAGCCGAAGGAAGGCTCGTGGCGGTCCTTTCGGCCAGCACCGCTTCCTCCCGCCCGAGCCCGGCAGCGGTCGACGAGGCCCTGCTCGCCCGCTCCCTCGGTCTGCTGCGGATCGGGCCCAGCGACATCGCCACGCGCAAGGGCGCCTTGCACATGAAGACGCTAAGCGGCCTCCTTCCGATCGCAACCTTGATCCGCGGGATCTCCGGCATCGACCTCGATCCGCTGGAGCAGACCGGCCGCCTGGCCCTGGGCGTTCCCGGCGCCTTCGGCGCGCTGCGCGCCGGAGTCCTCTCCATGTGGAACGCCCCCGGGACGGCCCTGGTGGAGGCGGCCGAACTCCTCCCCTTCCTCGACCGGCTCTGCGAGCCGTTGCTGGGCGAGGATCCGCTGCTCCGGCGGGCCACCGAAGAGGATCGGGCGCTGGCTTCCCGAGCGGCCTTCGCAGGCGGCCCGCAGCTCGTTTCGCTTCCGATCGCCTTTCGGTTCTTCGCTTGGAATGACGGAGAGCAATGGCGGGTGTTGCCCGGCGGGCTCGGCCTGCCGCTCGAGGCTTCCGCAAGCGATTCTCCGTCCTTCGGCTGCAAGGACATCTGGGTGCTCGAACCGGAGGAGGAGGAGGATTACCGCATCGTCGGTCCCCCTCCGGTGGAACCGCCGAACCTCGGCTTCTTCCTAGCGGCCGCTCACCTCCCCTCGCGGTTGGCCGACAATCTCTTCTGGCTCGGACGTTCGGTCGAGCGGCTGGAGGCCGCCTGCCGGCTGCTGATGCTCGCTCTGCCCCGGCTCGAATCGGGCACCTCGCTGCCGCGCGATATCGCCGAGCGCACCCTCCTCATCCATTGTCTGGCCCGGGCCGGGCTCATATCCTCGGAGATCGCCGGCGGCACCGTCTCCGGCCGCCTGCTGCGGCAGACCTTGGCGCGCGGCCAGCGGATCGGCGGACTGGTCGCGGAGGTCGACCGGCTGGTCGATGCCTCCTCCGAGCGGCTTTCGCCCTCGATGCTGGCGACGGTCCGCTTCGCCCTCCGCCAGGCGACCGAGAGCCTCCCCAAGGAGGAGATGGCGCTCCCCGTGCTGTTGAGCTTCACCGCCACCTTCGCGGGCATCGCGGCGGAGAACATGTCCCGAGACGGCGGCTGGCTCTTTCTAGAAATAGGTCGCCGGCTCGAGCGGGGAGTAACCATGGCCGAGAGCTTCGCCATCCTGCTCGACGCGCCGCCCGAGCGGCTCGAGCCGGGCATGGCGCTCAGCATCGAGCTTGCGGATTCGGTGCTTAGCTACGATCTGCGCTACGCGGGCATCCTCTCCCCCGGCCCTGTCCTCTCGATGGTCCTGGCCGACCTCTTCAACCCGCGGTCGCTCGCCTTCCAGTGCGCCGCGCTGCGCGCTTGCCTCGAGCGGTTGGCCGCCGAGGACGAAGCCGAGTCCGCCTACCGGCTGCAGCGCGAGGTCACCAACCTGGTCGGAGCCGCCTCGAATCTGGGGGAGCCTCTCCGGGAGGTCGCCGCCAAGCTCCGCCTCCTCTCCGATCGGATGCACCGGCGCTTCTTTGCCCTGCTCCCCGAGCCGCGCTCCCTGGAGGAAGACGAAGTGGCCAATTCCGCGCCATGACGTGCTACCGGCTCCACCATGTGACCGTCTACGAGTACAGCGAAGCGGTGGTCCTGGGGACGCATTTCCTCCATCTCCTGCCGCGCGAACGACCTGGCCAGAGGGTCCTCGCCGCCCGGCTCGAGATCTCGCCGGCTCCCGACACCCGCCGGGACGAGATCGATCATTTCGGGAACTTGACCACTACGGTCTCGATTACCGGAGAGCACCGGGAGTTCCGGGTGGCGATGAGCGCCACGGTCGAAGTCGAGCTGCCGCCCCTTCCCGCCACGACCCCGGCCTGGGAGGAGATCGCCGCCTGCGGCTTGGACGATGTGGACCTAGTGGAGTTCTGCTTGCCCAGCCCGCTGGCCGCACCCGACGGGGAGATCGCAGCCTATGCCGCCGCCAGCTTTCCGGCGGGCCGACCGATCTTGGAGGCGCTCCTCGACCTGGGCGGGCGCCTCTACGCCGACATGAGCTATGTGCCCGGGGCCACCGGCAGCGCCACCACCGCTTCGGAGGCCTTCGCCGGCCGCCGGGGCGTCTGCCAGGATTACGCCCACCTCATGATCGCCTGCCTCCGCGCCCTCCGGCTGCCGGCGCGCTACGTCTCCGGCTACCTGCGCACCCAGCCGCCGCCCGGACAGGAGAAGCTTCGCGGGGCCGATCAGTCGCACGCGTGGGTTTCCGCATGGGCCGGACCGGAGGCGGGCTGGATCGACTTCGACCCGACCAACCGCCTCCTGGTCCGGGACGAGCATGTCACCCTCGCCTGGGGGCGCGACTTCCAGGACGTCTCTCCCCTGCGCGGCGTCATCGTGGGCGGCGGCTGCCACACGGTGCGGGTCGCCGTCGACCTCGATCCGCTGCCGCTCCCTCTTTAATCGATGAAGAAAGCCCCCTTCCGAAGCGATCCCGCCCGGCCGACTCTCTTCCGGAAAACCCGGATTCCCCTGGAGACCCACGCCGCGCGCACCCAGGGCGGACTTCCTCAGCCGGGCTCTCTTTCCGGAACGAGTGCCCCACTTCGGGGCTCCCCGGCCGTGGGGAGGATCCGGGGCCGTCCCGGGTTGCCTTTCGTCCGGTCCGCAAGCAAGATCGCTCCCGCATGCGCCTTGACGGCAGAGCGAGTGAAAGGATGGAGTCGGCAGAAAGCCCGCTGCTTAGCCAGATCAACCTGATCGTCCGGGAGATGGACGCCTCTATTGCCTTCTACCGGCGGCTGGGGCTGGACATCCGGAGGGCGAGCGCGCCCGATTGGGCACCTCACCATGCCGAGGCCGTTCTGCCGGGCGGGGTGCGGCTCGAGATCGACACCGTCGCCGGAGCGCGCCGGTGGAATCCCGGCGGGCGGCCGACGCCCGGCGGAGGGAACCTCCTCTTCTTCCGCGTTCGGTCCCGCAGGGCCGTCGACGACCTCTTTGCTTCCCTGACCGGGGCGGGCTACCGGGCGCAGAAGGAGCCCGAAGACGGATTCTGGGGAGCCCGCTACGCGATCCTCGAGGACCCCGACGGCAACCCGGTCGGCATCATGAGCCCGGTCGATCCCGCCCTTCGGCGGCCGCCCCCTCCCGCCCCGCCGACCGGTTAGGGGGGGGTCGATTCGGATTTCTCCTTGGGCAGGAGGAAGCAGTGCTCCCGGATGCACCCGAGGATTTCGCTTTCGGCCTGCTCCCGGCTTTCCCGGGCCGGATCGAACCGAGCCGCTGCCGCGCGGAGGCTTTCCGCCAGCTCCCTGGCGTCCTCCTTTCCCTTGTAGCCGACCTCCCGGTTCTCCTCGAGAATCCGGTCCCAAGCGGCACGGACCGCCCCCCAAAACGGACCGGTCTTTTCGAGGTACCGCTCGGCGGCCCGAAAGTCGGCTCCGCCTCCCTTGCGGTAGGAAATCACCCCGATCTCCCGCGCGAGCATCGTTTCCCGGCCTCCGCTCCCGCTCACCTTGTCGTTCTCCTCTTCCAGGATCCAACCGTCCCCGAAGACGATCTGATGCATCACCGACCGGAGCCAATCGTAATCCCTTCTCCGGCCCAGCTCGCGCTGGGGCAGCGGACGCCGCAAAGGGCGGGAGACCCATTCCGAAACCCCTTCTTCATGGCGCCACCGCCCGTACCCCGCGTACCGCGGAGCGTCATCGACGTTCCAGACCGTCTGGGTCCAGCATCCGGCGACCTCCTTGGGGTCGACCGCGAAAAAACGCCATCTCCCCCGCCCGGCATACTCCCAGAAGGAACTCCTCTGGTAGTCCCAATCCTGCCGCCAGTGCTTGACCACCTCTCCCTTTGCACCCACCAGCAGGTGCTGGAGGCCGATATGCCCGCCCTTATCCTCGAGGACGCACACCGCTTCCCATCCCCGGATCGTGTAGGGAGGACGGAGGCGATAGCCGGGTCGCCAAGAGAGGATTTCCTCGAACCGGTAGACGACCCGCCATTTGCCGGCCATCGAGAGAATGGCCCGGCGATCCGCGGCAAACGACGCGTCTTCGGATGCCGAGGCCGCGGGAGGAGGCGGTTCCGCGGCGCCCGGTTCCGGCGCGAGAGTTCCGAGGAGAAGAAGCCAGCCGAGAGCCGAAGCAGAACAGCCCACCCCTCCATCATACGTTGCGGGGGCCGGCCGACGCCAAAAATTCCCGATCGCGGCCTTTTCTCGCCGCGCTCCGGTTTCGAACCGGCCCTTCCTCGAGCCGCAGCCGCCGGCACCCGGAACCGACAGGCTCTTCACGGGCGACCGCCACTTTCGCCTCGCCCGGGAGAGAGCGATCCTTTAACGGCCATTTCTCACAAGCTTTCTCCTACGGCTTGCAAAACGGGCTCGTCTGCTTCGCTCCCGCTTGGTTTTCCATCCTCGCAGTATGTCTTCATACAGCTCCGGTGGAAAACCTGCGCCCGCCTCGCACCCAAGCCCATTTGCGGCGCCTCGGCTACGAAATTTGTGAGAAATGGCCGTTAAAACCGCAAAGGGAGCTCCCCTGATCCTGATCGGCCAGCCCAACTTGGAGTCCGAGTCGTTGGACAACCCGATCCTGGTGCCGAAGCTCCTGAGCTTCCTCACCTACCACCGCTTCGCGGCCGACGTCAAAGGGCTCGACGCCTTTCCGCGGAGCGACTGGCCCGACAACATCCCGCTGGTCTACTACGCCTACCTATATCATGGTCGGGCTCGGGACGGTCTTTGTCGCCGTCATGCTCGCGGCCGGAATCGCGCTGGCGGCGGGGCGGCTTGGAGAGAGCCGCTGGCTTTTGTGGACGCTCCTGCTTTGCGCCCCCTTTCCCTATATCGCCACGACGGCCGGCTGGATCACCGCCGAGGCGGGGCACCAGCCCTGGCTCGTCTACTCCCTCTTCCGGACGGCGCACGGCGCCTCCCCGGGGGTCAACGCGGGAAACGCCCTCTTTACCTTTTTGGGGTTCCTCGGGCTCTATCTTTTCCTGGGACTCCTCTTCGCCTTCCTGATCGGGAAGCGGATCGTCGAGGGACCGCCGGACCGATCGGCATAGGCGATGGAGACCCTCTGGTTCGTTTTCCTGGTCTTCCTGGTGGGCGGCTACGTCATCCTCGACGGGTTTGACTTCGGCACGGGAATCCTCCTTCCCCGGCTGGCGCGGACGGAGGAAGAGAAGCGGACCTGCTATCGGGCCGTCGGCCCGGTTTGGGACGGCAACGAGGTCTGGCTGATCGCGGCCGGCGGCCTTCTCTTCTTCGCCTTTCCGAAGGCCTACGCCTCGGCCGCCAGCGGCTTTTACCTGGCGATCATGATCTTCCTCTGGCTGCTGATCCTGCGGGGGATCTCGCTCGAGATCCGCTCCCAGCTCGCCCATCCGCTCTGGCGGAGCTTTTGGGACGGGGTCTTCTTCCTGGCCAGCCTGTCGGCCGCGCTCCTTCTCGGCGGCTTTCTCGGAAACCTGGTGACAGGCGTTCCGATCGACGCGAGCCCGGACTGGTTCCTCCCGCTGTGGACCTACTTCCTCCCCTCCTCCCGCCACGGGATCTTCGACGCGCTCACCCTCCTCTTCAGCCTGCTGGCCGCGGTGAGCCTCGGCCGGCACGGAGCCGCCTTCCTGCTCGTGAAAACCGACGGCGCGATCCGGACGAGGAGCCGGCGGATCGCGCTCCGGCTCTGGCAAGGGGAGGCCGCCCTCCTCCTCCTCTCGGTGGTCGTCATGGTTTGGACCCGCCACCCGGTCCTCGCCCGCTGCGCGCAGCGGCCGCTCGGGATCGGCGTTCTCGCGTTGGCCGCGCTCTCCTTCCTCCTGATCCCCTTCTTTCTCCGGACCGAAAAGGGGCTCTCCTCCTCCCTCTGCTCCTCGCTCTTCCTGCTTTCCGCCCTCGGAGCGACCGCAACCGGCCTCTATCCCTACCTCTTGCTCTCTTCCGTGAACCCGGGACAAGAGCCTGACCGTCTTCAACGCGGCGGCCGGCTCGCCCACGCTCCGCATGGGGCTTCTCTGGTTCGGGATCGGCGCCCTGCTGCTCCTCGCCTACACCTCCCTTTCCTATTGGAGCTTCCGCGGCAAGGTGCGGAGCCAGGCGGAGGGATATTGAGGCTGCCGCCCGCCGAAACACGCCGGATCGGAAATCCGGGAGGACTTCCCGGATCGCCCTCCGGGCCCGGCAGCAAGGCTTCCGGAGCTCCCCGCGGAGGCTTCCTTTCTTGAGGCGTTTATGCGTGATAGATTCTTTTAAAAAACCGGAACCGCGGCCCGCCTCCGGAGAGCGAACGATCCCGGCCCCGCCGGCCGCGCGAGGGACCCGGCACGGAGAACCCGATGAACGCCCAAGAGACGCAGGAACCGCTCTCCGAGGAGAGGCTCGAAACGGATTCGCTTCTTCTCGAGTACAGCCGGGCGGCCGATCCGATCGGCTCGGGCGCGACGCCGAACGTTCCGGTGAAGCAGTTTCTTCCCGAGGCCTACTTCCTCGGAAAGACCGGTCTGGCTTCCTTGGATCTTTCCGGCGAGCTCGGGGTTTCCTATCCGGCGACAAGCCCGAGCCTGCTCGCGGGCTTTGCCGAGATTCGCGGCGGGGAGCGGCTGGCGACCTCCCCCGAGGCCACCAGCCAGCTCTTCTATGTCATCGACGGCTCGGGAGCCACCGAAACCGAGCGGGGAAGCCTTCCCTGGAGGAAGGGGGATATCTTCGTCCTTCCGAGCGCTCCGGCCGTCCATCGCGCGGAGAGCGACGCCCGCTTGTATGTCGTCGACGACAGCCCGCTGCTAGCCTACTTGGGCGTGACCCGGAGCAAAAGCCGCTTCGCTCCCCTCCGCTTCCGCGCCGAAGCGATCCGCCAGGCGCTGGCCGAGGCGGAGGCCGACCCCGAAGCGGCGCGGAGGAGCCGGGTGAGCGTGCTCCTGGCCAACCGGCGGTTCCCGCAGACCCTCACCGTGACGCACTCGTTGTGGGCCATGTTCGGGATCATCCGGCCCGGGACGCGGCAGAAGCCCCACCGCCACCAGTCGGTGGCGCTCGACTTCGTGGTCGAGGGGAGGCCGGGAGTCTACACCCGCGTCGGCCGCGAGCTCCAAGCCGACGGATCGATCCGCGACCCGGTCCGCGTCGACTGGGTGAGCCACTCCGCCTTCGTGACCCCTCCGGGCTACTGGCATGAGCATGGGAACGCGTCGGATGGGCCCGCCTACATCCTGCCCATCCAGGATGCGGGACTTCACACCTACCTCCGGACGCTCGACATCCGGTTTAGCTGACGGCCGGAGCGGAGAAGCTCGGCGAAGAAAGGCTTGCCACCCCCGGGCGGGCTGCGCTAGCGGGATTTCCATCCGATGAACCGATCCGGGAGGAAAGTATCCGGGCGGAAGCCGGTCTCCGGCTCCGACGAGCGGACGCGCATCCTGGAAGCGCTCCGGAAGGCCGGGAGCGGCGGTCTTTCCCGAAGCCGGCTCGGACCGGCCCGAAAGCGGGAGATCGACCGGATCCTCGAGGCTCTCCTCTTGGAAGGAAGGATCGTCCGGCTGGGGCCCCTTTCGCAGGCTCTCTACTTCCCGGCGGGCTCCGCCCCCACACCCGCGGCAGCCGCCGAAGCGATCGACCGGGGTGCGGCCCAATATCCCGCTCGGCTCTTCCTCGGCAAGGAGCTCGCCCGGTTCTGCCCGCGCGCGCAACGGTTCTTCTGCGAAGAAGCGATCGAGCAGCTGGTCCGGGAAGGGGTCCTCCTTCGACTGACGCGGGGCAAAAGCTTGTACTACACCCATCGGGAGGGGTGTGCGCCCGGGGTCGGGCGCGACGGGGAACCCCGCTTCGACCCCAAGAAGGTCCGGGAGGCCTACGCGGTGCTGGTCCACACCCGCGGATTCCTCGACGTCCAGATCGCCGCGCTCGCTTCCGAGGCGCGGGTTCCCCTTGCCGATCTGCACGCTTGGCTAAAGGAAGAGAGCGCCGCCGGCCGGGCGCACCTCTCCCGCGGGGATTGGTCGCTGTCCACCGAAGAGGAGCGAAAGGCGGCGATCCTCCTCGACGGCGAGCCCCATCTGCGAGTTCGGATCGATAGCCAGGCAGCGGGCGCATCCCGATGAACCCCTTTTCGGCGCAACGGATCCGTGACCCTTGGGAAGATGAGCCGGCCGTTGCCGACCTCAACGACCGTCCGCTCGAGGCCCTCCTCTCCTTTTTCGAGCAGCTGGAGCGGCAGGGCCGCTTGGAACATGCCCTTGTCGTTCTCTCTCCGGAACCCGGCTACGGGAAAACCCACCTGCTTGGCCGCCTCTTCCGGAAGCTCCAAGGAAGAGCGACCCGGATCTATCTCCAGCCCTTCGAGGCGGTCGACCGGTGCTGGGAACGGATCCTCGGCCAGATCCTCCGCGAACTGGATCGGAGCGATGCGCCCGCGCCCGACCCCGGCCGGACCCAGCTCGCCCAGCTTGCGGCGCTGGCCATCGGCCACTTGACCGCCGACCTCTTCGACCGGGGCCTTGTGTCGGAAGCCGAGCTTCCCTGCCGATGGCGGAACGGTTCGGACGAACTGCGGCGGCTGCTCCGCGCCGACCCCCTCAGCCTTTGGGAGGGGCCGGATGCGGCCTCCTGGATCGAATGGATCCGCCGGCCGACGACCTTCACCTGCCTCGACCAATGTCTGTGGAGCCGCCGTATCGAGCTCGGCTCGGTTTGCAATCCTCACTCCTGGCTCAAGGTGCTCCTGGGCTATCTCGCCCACCGGCTCGATCCCGATCGGCGACGCCTCTGCCTCGACTGGATGCGGGCGACGAGCCTCGATCCGGAAGAGGCGGCGTTTCTCGGACTTCCCCGAGCCGACATCCCCGCCGCGGACAGCGATCCCGAAGACGCCAACGAGCTCGCCAAGGAGCGGATCCTCGACTTCTGCCGGCTCGCCCGCTTCGCGCGTCCCTTTCTCTTTTGCTTCGACCAGACGGAGGCTTTCGCCCAGGACTCCCGGTGGGCCGCGCGATTCGGCTATGTCGTGGCCACGCTTGTCGACCGCGCGCCCAACCAGATGCTAGTGGTCACCGCCAATCTCGAGCCGTGGGAGAAGCGGATCCTGCCGGCGATCGAAGAAGCGTACCGCGACCGGATGCGCTACAAGGATCCCGCCCTCCACCTTTCGGGATTGAACGAGAGCCAGGCACGCCTCCTCGCGGAAAGCCGGCTCCGCCGCGCAGGGGTCGAGCCGGAAAAGGCGAAAGGCTTTCTTTCCGGTGCTTGGCTTCCGGACTTCTTCCGCTCGGCCAAGACTCGGGGCGTCCGCCGTTTCCTCATGCAAGCCGAAGAGCAGTGGGAGCGGCGCGTCAACCGATCGCGGCCCGAGCCGACCTCCCTCCGGCAATGCTACGAAGAAATCCTTACCCGCATGCGCCAGGGGCCGCCCCCGTTCGCTCCCGACACGCTCCAGTGGCTCCTGCGGGAAGCGGGGCGCTCCCTTCCGGGTTGGGAGCCCGAAGAGCCCTACCTCGGGCGCAAGAAGCATCTTTTGCTCCGGTGGCTGGGAAACGGCTGGAGCGTCGGCTTCGGCCGGGAGGCGAGCTCGAATTGGAAGCGGTGGGAGGCGATCGCCCGGGAAGCGGTCGAAGAAGCCAAGCGACCCCGCGGCTGCCGCCGCTCGATCTTCCTCCGGTCCTGGGACGACCCCCCGATCCCGGGCCCTCGATGGAAGGCGGCGGAGGCGATCCGGGAGGCTTGCGGCGGTCCGCTGCGCATCCTCGTCCTCGACCCGGAAACCTGGATCCCGCTGGCCGCCCTCTACGAGCTCCACGCAAAGGTGCTCGAGGGAGATCTCGAGTTCCCCCGGGAGGAGGCGCTCGCCTTCGCCCGGGAGCGGCTGCGGCCGTGGGCGGAGCAGCTGGTCCGGGAAACGCCCGCACAGCCCACGGACACGCGCGAATCGCGCCTCACCGTCGGCGAGCTCGTGAAATTATGCCTCCAAAACGACTCCCCTCCTCCTGCCGAGCCCGTCGAGCTCGGCACGGTCTTCCACCGGATCGTCGCGGCATTTGCCGGGGAGCTCCTCCGGACGCCGCACAGCCGCCGGACCCCGGAGGAGTATGGGAAGGCGCTGCAGGATCTGGCCGAGCCCGAGATCGCGGCGCGGCGGGCCCGGGGCGCGACCGGGGAGGCCGAACGGCTCGCGGCGGCGCTGCGCGCCTTCCACGAAAACCTCGAGAGGATCGCCGCCTCGGGCCCGGTCTCCTCCTGGGCCGATCTCTTCGAGGGGAGTGAACTCCCGGTCGCCGGCGTCTTTGCTGGCGAGGGAGGCCGCGCCGTTCGGATCGAAGGGCGCGTGGACGCCCTGCGCCGTCATCCGACGGAGGGGCGGCAGCTGGTCGACTACAAGCTTTCCGAGCCTTCCGATGCGCCGCAGGACCTCCTGCAGCTGGCGATCTACGCCGAGCTGCTCCGCCGGGATCCGACGGCCTCCCCCGTTTCCGGGGTCCTGGAATACTACGGCCCTTCCCTGACCGCGCGCACGGTCTCGGAAGGGGAGCTCCGGGCGATCTTCTCGCGCCAGATCCGTCCGGTGCTCGAAGAAAGAATCCTCCGGCAAAGCGCAAGCGGTCCGGAGAGTCCTCTGGAGCCCGGAACCGGCTCGGAGGATCCCCGGATCCGGGAGACGGCGCGCAAGCTCGAAGAGTTCTTCGCCTCCCACGGCTTCCCGCTCCGATCCGCGGGTGCGGTGCGCTCCCACCAGCTGCTTCGCTTCCGCTTCCGGTTTCCGCAGGGGATGCGGATCGAAAGGGTCCTCTCGCTCGCCCCGACCCTCCGCGTCCACCTCGGCCTCGACTGCGAGCCCTCGATCCTCGGGATCCCGGGCTTTATCGCCGTCGACCTCCCCAACCCGGAGCCGTTTTGGCTTCCGTGGGAAGAGGCCTACCGGGGCATGCCCGCAGGGCTGACGCTGCCCCTGCTGGTCGGAGAGGCCGTGGAGGGACAGATCCTGGCCCGGGACCTGGCCGATGCCAACTATCCCCACGTGCTCGTCGCGGGGACCTCCGGGAGCGGGAAGAGCATGCTGCTGATCTCCATCCTGGCGACGCTCTGCCGCGCCCTCTCCCCGGAGCACCTCGAGCTGCTCCTCATCGATCCGAAGATTCTCACCTTCGGGCCCTGGAAGGAGATCCCGCAGCTGCGCGGCCGGGGGCTGCTCACCGAGCCGGAAGAAGCGCTGGCGGCCCTCGAGGAGAGCGTCGAAGAGATGGGGCGGCGCTACCGGATCCTCGCGCGCGAAGGTTTCGACTCCCTGAGCCGGCGGATCGCCGCCGGAAAGACCGAAATCCCCTACCGGGTGATCTTCTTCGATGAATTCGCCGACTGGCTGCTCGGGGACCGGCAGACCCGGCGCCGCTTCGAGCGGAGCATCGAGCGGCTGGCCCAGAAGGGACGGGCCGCCGGCATCCACCTCATCCTGGCCACCCAGCGGCCGGAACGGCGGGTGGTCACAGGCCTCATCCACGCCAACCTCCCCGTCCACCTCTGCCTGCGGGTCTCCAGCGCGATCGACTCCCGGATGGTGCTGGGAGAGAGCGGCGCGGAAAAGCTCTTGGGCAAAGGGGATCTTTTAGGCAACCTCGGGCCGGGAGGCGCTCTCCTCCGCGCGCAGGCCCCCTTTCGGGCAGGCCCGCTCCCGGCCGCTTAACGGCCATTTCTCACAAATTTCGTAGCCGAGGGCCGCAAATGGGCTTGGGTGCGAGGCGGGCGCAGGTTTTCCACCGGAGCTGTATGAAGACATACTGCGAGGATGGAAAACCAAGCGGGAGCGAAGCAGACGAGCCCGTTTTGCAAGCCGTAGGAGAAAGCTTGTGAGAAATGGCCGTTAAGAACTCCTCCCTCCGCCGGGAGGCTCCGATCCGCCCTCGGGCGCAGCGGCGCCGATCCGCCCGCCGATGTATCCGAGCAGGGCGGTCGAGGTCGGCTGCCCCCCGTCGACGCCGATCACCTGGCCGGTGATCCACGAAGCGCGCTCCGAGCAGAGAAAGGCCACGACTTCGGCGATCCACTCCGGCTCTCCCAAGCCGCCCAGCGGGGTCGCGGCAGCGCACCAGGCGAGCAGAGGCGGCGGGAAGACCGTAGCCGCCATCTCCGTCCGGGTGGTGCCGGGAGCGACCGCGTTGACCGTGATCCCGCGGCCGCCCAGCTCGACCGCGTGGCTCCGGGTCAGCGACTCGACGGCGGCCTTGGATGCGGCGTAGACCGATCCTCCGGGAGCGGGCAGCCGTCCCGCAATGGAGCCCAGATTGATGATCCGCCCGCTCCGGCTCCGGGTCAGGCGGACGAACTCGCTCGTAGTGAAGAGGACGGCGGCCACGTTGACCGCGAGCAGGCGGCCGACGGCCTCCCCGGCAAGGTCTTCGACGGCTCCGCCGTCGCCGACGGCCGCATTGTTGACGAGGATATCCAACGCTCCGAACCGGGAGAAGGCGGCCCGGACCACGCTCCGGGCGCCTGCCTCCGTGGAAAGATCGCCGCGGACCGCGGCGGCCTCCCCGCCCCTTCGTCCAATCTCCCGGGCGATCTCTTCTGCCCGTCCGGCCGTCCGGTTCGCATGGAGGACGACCCGCGCTCCCGCCTCGGCCAGCCGGCGCGCGATCGCGGCCCCGATGCCCCGCGAGGAACCGGTGACCAGCGCAACCTTCCCCGCCAACGCATCGCTCATGCGGCGATTCTATCGCCCAATCCCCCCTTTCGGAACCTCCGAAAACCCGAGAAGCCCGGAGGAAGGAGTTCCGCAGTTCGGCTGGACACCCCGCCCGGCCTCCGGCCATATTTTAAACCCAAATCATTTGAATTTCAATTATCATGCCGACCCGATACCAAGGAACGCCTTCCGAGATCCGAGCGCTGGACTGCTTCATCAAGCTCACCCGGGCTTCGGAGACCCTGGTCGCGGCCCTCCGCGGTCCCCTGGCCCGCGCGGGGCTGACGACCGCGCAGCTCGGCGTCCTGGAAGCCCTCTACCATCTGGGCCCGATGAACGAGCGGCTGCTCGGCCGGAAGCTCCTCCGGAGCGGGGGTAACATCACGGTCGTCGTCGACAACTTGGAGCGGAGGAGCCTGGTAGGGCGCCAAAGAAACCCGAGGGACCGGCGCTCGATCACGGTCAGGCTCACCCCGGAGGGTCTCCGGTTGATCCGCCGGGTCTTTCCGGGCCACGCGGCCAGGATCACGGCGTTGCTCGCCGTGCTCAGCCCGGAGGAGCAGGC from Methylacidimicrobium sp. AP8 includes:
- the cydB gene encoding cytochrome d ubiquinol oxidase subunit II, translated to METLWFVFLVFLVGGYVILDGFDFGTGILLPRLARTEEEKRTCYRAVGPVWDGNEVWLIAAGGLLFFAFPKAYASAASGFYLAIMIFLWLLILRGISLEIRSQLAHPLWRSFWDGVFFLASLSAALLLGGFLGNLVTGVPIDASPDWFLPLWTYFLPSSRHGIFDALTLLFSLLAAVSLGRHGAAFLLVKTDGAIRTRSRRIALRLWQGEAALLLLSVVVMVWTRHPVLARCAQRPLGIGVLALAALSFLLIPFFLRTEKGLSSSLCSSLFLLSALGATATGLYPYLLLSSVNPGQEPDRLQRGGRLAHAPHGASLVRDRRPAAPRLHLPFLLELPRQGAEPGGGILRLPPAETRRIGNPGGLPGSPSGPGSKASGAPRGGFLS
- a CDS encoding cupin domain-containing protein, whose amino-acid sequence is MNAQETQEPLSEERLETDSLLLEYSRAADPIGSGATPNVPVKQFLPEAYFLGKTGLASLDLSGELGVSYPATSPSLLAGFAEIRGGERLATSPEATSQLFYVIDGSGATETERGSLPWRKGDIFVLPSAPAVHRAESDARLYVVDDSPLLAYLGVTRSKSRFAPLRFRAEAIRQALAEAEADPEAARRSRVSVLLANRRFPQTLTVTHSLWAMFGIIRPGTRQKPHRHQSVALDFVVEGRPGVYTRVGRELQADGSIRDPVRVDWVSHSAFVTPPGYWHEHGNASDGPAYILPIQDAGLHTYLRTLDIRFS
- a CDS encoding FtsK/SpoIIIE domain-containing protein, which translates into the protein MNPFSAQRIRDPWEDEPAVADLNDRPLEALLSFFEQLERQGRLEHALVVLSPEPGYGKTHLLGRLFRKLQGRATRIYLQPFEAVDRCWERILGQILRELDRSDAPAPDPGRTQLAQLAALAIGHLTADLFDRGLVSEAELPCRWRNGSDELRRLLRADPLSLWEGPDAASWIEWIRRPTTFTCLDQCLWSRRIELGSVCNPHSWLKVLLGYLAHRLDPDRRRLCLDWMRATSLDPEEAAFLGLPRADIPAADSDPEDANELAKERILDFCRLARFARPFLFCFDQTEAFAQDSRWAARFGYVVATLVDRAPNQMLVVTANLEPWEKRILPAIEEAYRDRMRYKDPALHLSGLNESQARLLAESRLRRAGVEPEKAKGFLSGAWLPDFFRSAKTRGVRRFLMQAEEQWERRVNRSRPEPTSLRQCYEEILTRMRQGPPPFAPDTLQWLLREAGRSLPGWEPEEPYLGRKKHLLLRWLGNGWSVGFGREASSNWKRWEAIAREAVEEAKRPRGCRRSIFLRSWDDPPIPGPRWKAAEAIREACGGPLRILVLDPETWIPLAALYELHAKVLEGDLEFPREEALAFARERLRPWAEQLVRETPAQPTDTRESRLTVGELVKLCLQNDSPPPAEPVELGTVFHRIVAAFAGELLRTPHSRRTPEEYGKALQDLAEPEIAARRARGATGEAERLAAALRAFHENLERIAASGPVSSWADLFEGSELPVAGVFAGEGGRAVRIEGRVDALRRHPTEGRQLVDYKLSEPSDAPQDLLQLAIYAELLRRDPTASPVSGVLEYYGPSLTARTVSEGELRAIFSRQIRPVLEERILRQSASGPESPLEPGTGSEDPRIRETARKLEEFFASHGFPLRSAGAVRSHQLLRFRFRFPQGMRIERVLSLAPTLRVHLGLDCEPSILGIPGFIAVDLPNPEPFWLPWEEAYRGMPAGLTLPLLVGEAVEGQILARDLADANYPHVLVAGTSGSGKSMLLISILATLCRALSPEHLELLLIDPKILTFGPWKEIPQLRGRGLLTEPEEALAALEESVEEMGRRYRILAREGFDSLSRRIAAGKTEIPYRVIFFDEFADWLLGDRQTRRRFERSIERLAQKGRAAGIHLILATQRPERRVVTGLIHANLPVHLCLRVSSAIDSRMVLGESGAEKLLGKGDLLGNLGPGGALLRAQAPFRAGPLPAA